The Neomonachus schauinslandi chromosome 4, ASM220157v2, whole genome shotgun sequence genome includes a region encoding these proteins:
- the RNF186 gene encoding E3 ubiquitin-protein ligase RNF186: MACAEVLQTPAPEQPQPISARATPTTPKAADPAGGHCGSTDGDLECLVCREPYTCTRPAKLLGCQHSFCAVCLRLLLCVRDNTWSVTCPLCRQATSVPGGLICSLRDQETVGGQLGQLCPEVRLCPQRLADSATSAAWPPGLVGEDGQDVANANRVAARRLAAQLLLLVLLIILILPFIYPGVIRWVLAFVITLALLMSSLFCCHSGSQGSCWPSPGTLFCRGRKHSEISSIA, encoded by the coding sequence ATGGCCTGCGCCGAGGTCCTGCAGACGCCAGCCCCAGAGCAGCCCCAGCCCATCTCCGCAAgagccacccccaccacccctaaGGCCGCGGACCCTGCTGGGGGTCACTGTGGCTCCACGGATGGCGACTTGGAGTGCCTGGTGTGCCGGGAGCCCTACACCTGTACCCGGCCGGCCAAGCTGCTGGGCTGCCAGCACTCCTTCTGTGCCGTCTGCCTCAGGCTCCTGCTGTGTGTACGGGACAACACCTGGTCCGTTACCTGCCCACTGTGCCGCCAAGCCACCTCTGTCCCCGGGGGCCTCATCTGCAGCCTGCGTGACCAGGAGACCGTAGGGGGGCAGCTGGGCCAGCTGTGCCCGGAGGTGCGGCTCTGTCCTCAGAGGCTGGCAGATTCTGCCACCTCGGCAGCGTGGCCCCCCGGCTTGGTGGGAGAGGATGGGCAAGATGTGGCCAACGCCAACCGCGTGGCAGCCCGACGCCTGGCGGCACAATTGCTCCTACTGGTCTTGCTCATCATCCTCATCCTGCCCTTCATCTACCCTGGCGTCATCCGGTGGGTGCTTGCCTTCGTTATCACCTTGGCCCTGCTAATGTCCTCCCTATTCTGTTGTCACTCCGGCAGCCAGGGCAGCTGCTGGCCCTCCCCGGGGACTCTTTTCTGCAGAGGACGGAAACACAGTGAGATCTCTTCCATTGCCTGA